One window of the Eucalyptus grandis isolate ANBG69807.140 chromosome 6, ASM1654582v1, whole genome shotgun sequence genome contains the following:
- the LOC104448364 gene encoding uncharacterized protein LOC104448364 codes for MEMLVKLMYLDLHGTKIKTLLEGVLGKLVNLQYLVIKKVTAKEEEEEEEEEEEIKLTKVEGFYCSVLNVETFNACVRLLKRNSSQPYELWLSESKDHSFRNMHERHIIIKSCRSIAARVDGAIGGDGHALLPKNVQVLEVGRCDEVTSLCKVGPLYNLEELKIEKWEKLEELGAVHFPRLRRLYISGCSKLKRLLKKGHELQYLQWFKIEGSEELERIDIAAPSLYSIEVYRCPKMKRVVEWEWLESRLSNLRSIKIKHCEQLKEIIGEGYRRPGATYCLAKIEIEGCKRLERVLMTWGLPLSVPFLRHLSVKDCKGIKVIISSAPATMHPNSNLTHLTLWKLPALEAIYDETVSCHSIECIDIRNCPTLKRLPKIDNGVPCPPRVVNNFWIDKQLSRSRLLEWRQSLFQPVLERLARIHEPREEEVSDQSIVKYINRIAARVDEEIGGDGCNLPRKDVQVLTVGSGATSLSKLSSLKNLEELTAEDCEKLEELGAVHFHCLRVLKIARCSKLKHLSVKGDGFPHLLWFKIDGSAELERIYLTAPSLKLMEVSQCSKMKRVVEGAWLATSLPDLKSIRIQHCEKLEEIIGGPLPTKHTCLTKIEIDRCDNMKGVLLTHDVLPHLPSLQQITVENCKGIKMIIGTPPDMTLPSFAKLTRLTLRNLPELKGVCDRMESCDHIGDRIHFIEISRCPKLKRIPLPLHRRDDGLLPLHRRDDCLLSPPRSLGQILIDQETWQALEWDHPLACISLEPFVEFITARMVKLQIIVEDELSSDSSGHQSYRHYHVVLLD; via the exons ATGGAGATGTTGGTAAAGTTAATGTACCTCGATCTACATGGCACAAAGATCAAGACACTACTAGAAGGAGTGTTGGGGAAGCTGGTGAACTTGCAATATCTGGTGATTAAAAAAGTGACGgcaaaagaggaggaagaggaagaagaggaagaggaagagataAAATTAACAAAGGTGGAAGGATTCTATTGCTCTGTTCTAAATGTTGAAACATTCAATGCATGCGTGAGGCTTCTCAAGCGAAACAGCTCCCAACCATATGAACTGTGGTTGAGTGAATCAAAAGACCACTCCTTTAGAAATATGCATGAGAGGCATATAATCATCAAAAGTTGCCGTAGTATTGCGGCAAGGGTAGATGGAGCAATTGGTGGAGATGGCCACGCTCTACTTCCAAAAAATGTGCAAGTACTGGAAGTAGGACGGTGCGATGAGGTGACAAGTTTGTGCAAGGTAGGCCCACTTTATAATCTAGAGGAGCTGAAGATAGAGAAATGGGAGAAGCTGGAGGAGCTGGGTGCTGTCCACTTCCCTCGCCTACGGAGACTATATATCTCTGGGTGTTCCAAACTGAAGCGTCTCTTGAAGAAGGGGCATGAGCTCCAATATCTACAATGGTTTAAAATCGAGGGCTCAGAGGAACTAGAGAGGATTGATATAGCGGCACCTTCTCTTTATAGTATAGAAGTGTACAGGTGTCCTAAAATGAAGAGGGTGGTGGAATGGGAGTGGCTGGAAAGTCGCCTTTCCAATCTGAGGtccattaaaataaaacattgcGAGCAATTAAAGGAGATAATAGGTGAGGGCTACCGCCGACCCGGTGCAACTTATTGTCTTGCAAAGATTGAAATAGAAGGATGCAAGAGGCTGGAGAGGGTGCTGATGACGTGGGGCCTCCCGCTGAGCGTCCCTTTCCTCCGACATTTATCAGTCAAAGACTGCAAGGGCATAAAGGTGATAATAAGCTCTGCTCCCGCCACGATGCATCCCAACTCAAATTTAACACACCTGACTCTATGGAAACTTCCGGCGCTGGAGGCCATATATGATGAGACCGTGAGTTGCCATTCAATCGAATGTATCGATATAAGAAATTGTCCGACGCTGAAGAGGCTTCCTAAGATTGACAATGGGGTCCCTTGTCCTCCCCGCgttgttaataatttttggatAGATAAGCAGCTGTCGCGGTCGCGGTTGCTGGAGTGGCGCCAGTCCCTTTTCCAACCTGTACTTGAACGCTTAGCCAGGATTCATG AACCTCGTGAAGAAGAGGTTTCCGATCAAAGCATCGTTAAATATATCAACCGTATTGCGGCAAGGGTAGATGAAGAAATTGGTGGGGATGGCTGCAATCTACCTCGGAAAGATGTGCAAGTACTGACGGTAGGAAGTGGAGCGACAAGTTTGAGCAAGCTAAGCTCACTGAAGAATCTAGAGGAGCTGACTGCAGAGGATTGCGAGAAGTTGGAGGAGCTGGGTGCTGTCCACTTCCATTGCCTGCGGGTACTGAAAATCGCTCGGTGTTCCAAACTGAAGCATCTCTCGGTGAAGGGGGATGGGTTTCCACATCTACTATGGTTTAAAATCGATGGTTCGGCGGAACTGGAGCGGATTTATTTAACTGCGCCCAGTCTAAAACTTATGGAAGTGTCCCAGTGTTCTAAAATGAAAAGAGTGGTGGAAGGGGCCTGGCTGGCCACTAGCCTTCCAGATCTGAAGTCCATTAGAATACAACATTGTGAGAAATTAGAGGAAATAATAGGCGGGCCATTGCCAACCAAGCACACTTGTCTTACAAAGATTGAAATAGATAGATGCGACAACATGAAGGGGGTGCTGCTGACGCATGACGTGTTGCCCCACCTCCCTTCCCTCCAACAGATTACAGTCGAAAACTGCAAGGGCATAAAGATGATAATAGGCACTCCTCCCGACATGACACTACCCTCCTTCGCAAAGTTAACACGCCTGACTCTAAGGAATCTTCCGGAACTGAAGGGGGTATGTGATCGGATGGAGAGTTGCGATCACATTGGCGATCGCATCCACTTTATTGAAATATCACGATGTCCGAAGCTGAAGAGGATTCCTTTGCCACTGCACCGACGTGACGATGGCCTCCTGCCATTGCACCGACGTGATGATTGCCTCCTTTCTCCTCCCCGCTCCCTTGGACAGATTTTGATAGATCAGGAGACGTGGCAAGCGCTGGAGTGGGACCATCCCCTTGCCTGTATCTCCCTCGAACCCTTCGTCGAGTTTATTACTG CCAGAATGGTGAAGCTGCAGATAATCGTTGAGGATGAATTGTCTTCTGATAGCAGTGGACATCAAAGTTATCGCCATTACCACGTCGTCCTGCTCGATTGA
- the LOC104448365 gene encoding probable disease resistance protein At5g43740 — MPYLSSNAISTVGASSSDFHPLHEMNVPSQYLPTQNMTNIQPWNLSHPSGGGDLAPQALTHMPPPVNEEEGEPNAGVPEDARTDDALVNSQPVACGLVNENMPSLKRNLEELSNQEADMDGLETWCRKAQMISGEYWSIFQAFREGRSLSPQQVERVNDLSKEVKDILGHCSFRKGSTTHGAGHRKSLPLVTTELVDKESKETIEKICGYLMEDEIFVIGICGMVGVGKTTILMHVYNRVLENLAFNDVFWVTVPQEFNVYALQNEIANAVGLDSLSKDRDVKRRACILNRHLKSRRAVLCLDGLWMHFDIEDVGIPVENTGIKLVLTTRSLDVCHKMVCQKQVEISPLYLPDDCWVLFLKSFALGVTSFRS, encoded by the exons ATGCCATACCTGAGCTCTAATGCCATAAGCACTGTAGGTGCAAGTTCATCAGACTTTCATCCATTGCATGAGATGAATGTGCCCAGTCAGTATCTTCCTACTCAAAACATGA CTAACATTCAGCCATGGAATTTGAGTCATCCCAGCGGCGGCGGAGACCTTGCACCTCAAGCTTTGACTCACATGCCACCCCCAGTAAATGAAGAAGAGGGAGAACCCAATGCAGGGGTTCCAGAAG ATGCGAGGACGGATGATGCACTCGTCAATAGTCAACCAGTTGCTTGTGGGCTGGTCAACGAGAATATGCCATCTCTGAAAAGAAATCTGGAAGAACTAAGCAATCAAGAAGCAGACATGGATGGGTTGGAGACATGGTGTAGGAAAGCACAAATGATTAGTGGAGAATATTGGAGCATCTTCCAAGCATTCCGAGAAGGCAGATCTCTTTCTCCACAGCAGGTAGAAAGAGTAAATGATTTGAGCAAAGAAGTTAAAGATATTCTAGGCCACTGTAGCTTCCGAAAAGGGTCAACGACACATGGTGCAGGACATAGGAAAAGTTTGCCCTTGGTAACAACAGAGCTAGTAGACAAGGAAAGTAAGGAGACAATCGAAAAGATATGCGGCTATTTAATGGAGGATGAGATTTTCGTCATTGGCATTTGTGGAATGGTGGGAGTTGGCAAGACAACCATTTTAATGCATGTTTATAATAGAGTACTTGAGAATCTTGCCTTCAATGATGTGTTTTGGGTCACTGTACCTCAGGAGTTTAACGTCTATGCATTGCAAAACGAAATTGCCAATGCAGTCGGACTAGACTCTCTCTCAAAGGATAGGGACGTGAAGAGGAGGGCATGCATATTGAATAGGCATTTGAAGAGCAGGAGAGCTGTCTTATGCTTAGATGGTCTGTGGATGCACTTTGACATTGAGGATGTTGGAATTCCAGTTGAGAATACAGGCATTAAGTTGGTACTAACAACTCGATCACTAGATGTATGTCATAAGATGGTCTGCCAAAAACAAGTCGAAATAAGTCCTCTATATTTGCCAGATGATTGTTGGGTCTTATTTCTAAAAAGCTTTGCTTTGGGAGTGACCTCCTtcagaagttaa